A window from Streptomyces sp. NBC_00271 encodes these proteins:
- the glgP gene encoding alpha-glucan family phosphorylase: MKAIRRFTVRPVLPDALHPLSDLARNLRWSWHAETRDLFQSVDPERWTASDGDPVRLLGSVPPHRLAELAEDRRFLRRLAAVADDLRDYVTGERWYQTQTQIPDLPAAIAYFSPEFGIAAALPQYSGGLGILAGDHLKAASDLGVPLIGVGLLYRHGYFRQSLSRDGWQQEHYPVLDPNELPLVPLRESDGTPAQVTLALPGARALRARIWLAQVGRVPLLMLDSDVEENDLGERGVTDRLYGGGSEHRLLQEMLLGIGGVRAVRTYCRLTGHAQPEVFHTNEGHAGFLGLERIAELAEGHDGHDGDGGNGGLDFEAALESVRAGTVFTTHTPVPAGIDRFDRELVAHHFGPDAELPRIDVERILGLGMETYPGGEPNLFNMAVMGLRLGQRANGVSLLHGHVSREMFSGLWPGFDPDEVPITSVTNGVHAPTWVAPEVFRLGARQIGAQRTEDAMTVGGSDRWDAVADIADQEIWDLRRVLREQLVLEVRERLQASWRQRGAGTAELGWIDGVLDPDVLTIGFARRVPSYKRLTLMLRDRDRLMDLLLHAERPIQIVVAGKAHPADDGGKRLVQELVRFADDPRVRHRIVFLPDYGMAMAQKLYPGCDIWLNNPLRPLEACGTSGMKAALNGCLNLSVLDGWWDEWFQPDFGWAIPTADGTATDDDRRDDLEAAALYELLEQRVAPRFYERGQHGLPDRWIEMVRQTLTHLGPKVLAGRMVREYVERLYAPAARAHRALAPETARELAAWKSRVRAAWPRVTVDHLEASAATTTAELGTTLSLRVRVALADLVPDDVEVQAVSGRVDSQDRIADASCVPLKPAGGPDLEGRWVYEGPLSLDRTGPFGYTVRILPTHRLLASGAELGLVTMPSEEVGEEAGVLMR, translated from the coding sequence GTGAAGGCAATCCGCAGATTCACCGTTCGCCCCGTACTGCCCGACGCCCTTCACCCGCTCAGTGACCTCGCCCGCAACCTGCGCTGGTCCTGGCACGCCGAGACCCGCGACCTCTTCCAGTCCGTCGACCCCGAACGCTGGACCGCCTCCGACGGCGACCCCGTACGCCTGCTCGGCAGCGTCCCTCCCCACCGCCTCGCGGAACTCGCCGAGGACCGCCGCTTCCTGCGCCGCCTCGCCGCCGTCGCCGACGACCTGCGCGACTACGTGACCGGCGAACGCTGGTATCAGACCCAGACCCAGATTCCCGACCTCCCCGCGGCCATCGCCTACTTCTCACCCGAGTTCGGCATCGCCGCGGCCCTGCCCCAGTACTCCGGCGGCCTCGGCATCCTCGCCGGCGACCACCTCAAGGCCGCCAGCGACCTCGGCGTACCCCTCATCGGCGTAGGACTCCTCTACCGGCACGGCTACTTCCGCCAGTCCCTCTCCCGAGACGGCTGGCAGCAGGAGCACTATCCCGTCCTCGACCCCAACGAACTCCCTCTCGTACCCCTGCGTGAATCCGACGGCACCCCGGCCCAGGTCACCCTCGCCCTCCCCGGCGCCCGCGCCCTGCGCGCCCGCATCTGGCTGGCCCAGGTCGGTCGCGTCCCCCTCCTCATGCTCGACTCCGACGTCGAGGAGAACGACCTCGGCGAACGCGGGGTGACCGACCGGCTGTACGGCGGCGGCAGCGAGCACCGGCTGCTTCAGGAGATGCTGCTCGGCATCGGCGGGGTGCGCGCCGTACGGACGTACTGCCGGCTGACCGGCCACGCCCAGCCCGAGGTGTTCCACACCAACGAGGGCCACGCGGGCTTCCTCGGCCTGGAACGCATCGCCGAACTCGCCGAGGGGCACGACGGGCACGACGGGGACGGCGGCAACGGCGGGTTGGACTTCGAGGCCGCTCTCGAATCCGTCCGCGCCGGTACCGTCTTCACCACCCACACCCCCGTCCCCGCCGGCATCGACCGCTTCGACCGCGAACTGGTCGCCCACCACTTCGGCCCGGACGCCGAACTCCCCCGTATCGACGTCGAGCGCATCCTCGGCCTCGGCATGGAGACCTACCCGGGCGGTGAGCCGAACCTCTTCAACATGGCCGTGATGGGGCTCAGGCTCGGCCAGCGGGCCAACGGGGTGTCGCTGCTCCACGGTCACGTCAGCCGCGAGATGTTCTCCGGGCTGTGGCCGGGTTTCGACCCGGACGAGGTCCCGATCACCTCGGTCACCAACGGCGTGCACGCACCGACCTGGGTGGCACCGGAGGTCTTCCGTCTCGGCGCCCGCCAGATCGGCGCCCAGCGCACCGAGGACGCGATGACGGTCGGCGGCTCGGACCGCTGGGACGCGGTGGCGGACATCGCCGACCAGGAGATCTGGGACCTGCGCCGGGTGCTGCGCGAACAACTGGTCCTCGAGGTGAGGGAACGTCTGCAAGCCTCCTGGCGCCAGCGCGGCGCCGGAACGGCCGAACTCGGCTGGATCGACGGGGTGCTGGACCCGGACGTCCTCACGATCGGCTTCGCGCGCCGCGTCCCTTCCTACAAACGTCTGACCCTGATGCTGCGCGACCGCGACCGTCTGATGGACCTCCTCCTGCACGCCGAACGCCCGATCCAGATCGTGGTCGCGGGCAAGGCGCACCCCGCCGACGACGGCGGCAAGCGACTCGTGCAGGAACTGGTCCGGTTCGCGGACGACCCGCGTGTGCGCCACCGGATCGTCTTCCTCCCGGACTACGGGATGGCGATGGCGCAGAAGCTGTACCCGGGCTGCGACATCTGGCTGAACAACCCGCTCCGCCCGCTGGAGGCCTGCGGCACGTCCGGGATGAAGGCGGCGCTCAACGGCTGTCTGAACCTCTCCGTCCTGGACGGCTGGTGGGACGAGTGGTTCCAGCCGGACTTCGGCTGGGCGATCCCGACGGCGGACGGCACGGCGACGGACGACGACCGCCGCGACGACCTGGAGGCGGCGGCCCTCTACGAGCTGCTGGAACAGCGTGTGGCGCCCCGCTTCTACGAGCGGGGCCAGCACGGTCTGCCCGACCGGTGGATCGAGATGGTCCGCCAGACGCTGACCCATCTCGGCCCGAAGGTCCTGGCGGGCCGGATGGTGCGCGAGTACGTGGAGCGCCTGTACGCCCCCGCGGCCCGCGCCCACCGCGCCCTGGCCCCGGAGACGGCCCGCGAACTGGCCGCCTGGAAGTCCCGCGTCCGGGCGGCCTGGCCCCGGGTCACGGTGGACCATCTGGAGGCCTCCGCCGCCACCACGACCGCCGAACTGGGCACCACCCTCTCCCTGCGCGTGCGGGTGGCGCTGGCCGACCTCGTCCCGGACGACGTCGAGGTCCAGGCGGTCTCGGGCCGTGTCGACTCGCAGGACCGCATCGCGGACGCGAGCTGCGTCCCGCTGAAACCGGCGGGCGGTCCTGACCTGGAAGGGCGCTGGGTGTACGAGGGTCCGCTCTCCCTCGACCGCACCGGCCCGTTCGGCTACACGGTCCGTATTCTCCCCACGCACCGACTGCTCGCGTCCGGCGCCGAGCTGGGCCTGGTGACGATGCCTTCGGAGGAGGTGGGGGAGGAGGCCGGGGTCCTGATGCGCTGA
- a CDS encoding DUF1990 family protein, whose translation MVSPDNPFTYEDVGATRDGRCPPGFHPLHLRTRVGEGEAVFRAASEAVMTWGMHRAMGVGMTTTADKAAPGVDVTVGLGPLKAPCRVVWTVEEYRRVGWAYGTLPGHPEHGEEAFVVDRTGDGTVWLTVTAFSRAAKWYTRAGGPATRGLQHAYARRCGAVLRRLCAGFEP comes from the coding sequence ATGGTCTCCCCGGACAACCCCTTCACATACGAGGACGTGGGCGCGACGCGCGACGGCCGCTGCCCGCCGGGGTTCCACCCCCTGCATCTGCGCACCCGCGTCGGCGAGGGCGAGGCCGTCTTCCGCGCCGCGTCCGAAGCGGTGATGACCTGGGGGATGCACCGCGCGATGGGCGTGGGCATGACCACCACCGCCGACAAGGCGGCCCCCGGAGTCGACGTCACCGTCGGACTCGGCCCGCTCAAAGCCCCCTGCCGTGTGGTCTGGACGGTCGAGGAGTACCGCCGGGTCGGCTGGGCCTACGGCACCCTGCCCGGCCACCCCGAGCACGGCGAGGAGGCCTTCGTGGTCGACCGCACGGGCGACGGCACGGTCTGGCTGACCGTGACCGCCTTCAGCCGTGCGGCCAAGTGGTACACCCGTGCGGGCGGACCGGCGACCCGGGGGCTCCAGCACGCCTATGCGCGGCGCTGCGGGGCGGTACTGCGCCGGCTGTGCGCGGGGTTCGAACCGTAG
- a CDS encoding M4 family metallopeptidase produces the protein MSSSSSHRRTSHTTQRRVAAVALVGVSALLAAAVQSGAASAAPEKSSLGKINRGSLAIQLTPSQRAELIRDADSAKAATAKDLGLGAKEKLVARDVIKDADGTVHTRYERTYAGLPVLGGDLVVDTTKAGKTERVVKATRATLEVASLTPAIAASKAEKQALSVAKADGSKKTDADRAPRKVIWAADGKPTLAYETVVGGFQDDGTPNQLHVITDAATGKKLYEYQGIETGIGNTQYSGQVTLTTTQSGSNYTLTDGARGGHKTYNLNRGTSGTGTLFSQTSDTWGNGTTSNAATAGADAHYGAAETWDFYKNTFGRSGIKNNGVGAYSRVHYGNAYINAFWDDGCFCMTYGDGAGNADPLTAIDVAGHEMSHGVTSNTAGLNYSGESGGLNEATSDIFGTGVEFYANNASDPGDYLIGEKIDINGDGTPLRYMDKPSKDGGSADNWSSSVGGLDVHYSSGVANHFFYLLSEGSGAKVINGVSYNSPTADGLPVTGIGRDKALQIWYRALTTKFTSTTNYAAARTGTLAATGELYGTTSAEYTAVQNAWAAVKVGSRPGGGGGTSFENTGDVSIPDNGAAVTSSIAVTGRTGNAPSNLLVDVNIVHTWRGDLVVDLLAPDGTVYPLKAFSSSDSADNVQETYTVNASSEVANGTWKLRVQDKAAQDTGYINSWKLTFP, from the coding sequence TTGAGCAGCAGTTCCTCCCACAGACGCACCTCCCACACCACCCAGCGCCGTGTCGCGGCCGTCGCCCTCGTCGGCGTCTCCGCCCTGCTGGCCGCGGCCGTCCAGTCGGGCGCCGCGAGCGCGGCCCCCGAGAAATCCTCCCTCGGCAAGATCAACCGTGGTTCTCTCGCCATCCAGCTCACGCCTTCGCAGCGCGCGGAGCTGATACGCGACGCGGACTCCGCCAAGGCGGCCACCGCCAAGGACCTGGGCCTCGGGGCCAAGGAGAAGCTCGTCGCCCGCGACGTCATCAAGGACGCGGACGGCACGGTCCACACCCGCTACGAACGCACGTACGCGGGACTCCCGGTCCTCGGCGGCGACCTCGTGGTCGACACCACCAAGGCAGGGAAGACCGAGCGGGTCGTCAAGGCGACGCGGGCCACCCTCGAGGTCGCCTCGCTCACGCCCGCCATCGCCGCCTCCAAGGCGGAGAAGCAGGCCCTCTCCGTCGCCAAGGCCGACGGTTCGAAGAAGACCGACGCCGACCGGGCGCCCCGCAAGGTGATCTGGGCGGCGGACGGCAAACCGACCCTCGCGTACGAGACGGTCGTCGGCGGCTTCCAGGACGACGGCACCCCGAACCAGTTGCACGTCATCACCGACGCGGCCACCGGCAAGAAGCTCTACGAGTACCAGGGCATCGAGACCGGTATCGGCAACACCCAGTACAGCGGCCAGGTGACGCTGACGACCACGCAGTCGGGCTCCAACTACACGCTCACCGACGGCGCGCGCGGCGGCCACAAGACGTACAACCTCAACCGCGGTACGTCCGGCACCGGCACCCTGTTCTCGCAGACCAGCGACACCTGGGGCAACGGCACCACGTCGAACGCCGCGACCGCGGGCGCCGACGCGCACTACGGCGCCGCCGAGACCTGGGACTTCTACAAGAACACCTTCGGCCGCAGCGGCATCAAGAACAACGGCGTGGGTGCGTACTCCCGGGTCCACTACGGCAACGCGTACATCAACGCGTTCTGGGACGACGGCTGCTTCTGCATGACGTACGGCGACGGGGCCGGCAACGCGGACCCGCTGACCGCCATCGACGTGGCGGGCCACGAGATGAGCCACGGCGTCACCTCCAACACCGCGGGTCTCAACTACTCCGGTGAGTCCGGCGGCCTGAACGAGGCGACCTCGGACATCTTCGGCACCGGCGTCGAGTTCTACGCCAACAACGCCTCCGACCCCGGTGACTACCTCATCGGCGAGAAGATCGACATCAACGGCGACGGCACCCCGCTGCGCTACATGGACAAGCCCAGCAAGGACGGCGGCTCGGCGGACAACTGGTCCTCCAGCGTGGGCGGTCTCGACGTCCACTACTCGTCCGGTGTCGCCAACCACTTCTTCTACCTGCTGAGCGAGGGCAGCGGCGCCAAGGTCATCAACGGCGTCAGCTACAACTCGCCGACCGCCGACGGCCTTCCGGTCACCGGCATCGGCCGGGACAAGGCCCTGCAGATCTGGTACCGGGCGCTCACCACCAAGTTCACCTCGACCACCAACTACGCGGCGGCCCGCACCGGCACGCTCGCGGCGACGGGCGAGCTGTACGGCACGACGAGCGCCGAGTACACGGCGGTGCAGAACGCCTGGGCGGCCGTGAAGGTCGGCTCGCGTCCGGGCGGTGGCGGCGGTACGTCGTTCGAGAACACCGGCGACGTATCGATTCCGGACAACGGAGCGGCCGTGACGTCGTCGATCGCGGTCACCGGCCGTACCGGCAACGCCCCGTCGAACCTTCTGGTCGACGTGAACATCGTGCACACCTGGCGCGGCGACCTGGTCGTGGATCTGCTGGCCCCGGACGGCACGGTGTACCCCCTGAAGGCCTTCAGCTCCTCCGACTCGGCGGACAACGTCCAGGAGACCTACACGGTCAACGCGTCCTCCGAAGTCGCCAACGGCACTTGGAAGTTGAGGGTGCAGGACAAGGCCGCGCAGGACACCGGCTACATCAACAGCTGGAAGCTGACGTTCCCGTAG
- a CDS encoding M4 family metallopeptidase, protein MTPLYARHKRTTLAIATAVAAGALLATGLTTGASAQTDSAAAKAKLPGSTVLLSAAARTSLIQQADAAAPETAQQIGLGAKEKLVVRDVLKDADGTVHTRYERTYNGLPVLGGDLVVHESKAGKTEGVTKAVKTAIKVASLKPQVTTAKAEKQALTAAKAAGSEKTTADRAPRKVIWAATGKPTLAYETVVGGLQDDGTPNELHVITDAATGKKLYEYQGIETGTGKTLYSGTVTLNTTLSGSTYQLTDGTRGGHKTYNKSHTTTSSAGTLFTDADDTWGTGAASSSTTDQTAAADAAYGAQVTWDFYKNTFGRSGIKNNGVAAYSRVHYGSAYVNAFWDDSCFCMTYGDGSGNTHPLTSIDVAGHEMSHGVTANTAGLNYSGESGGLNEATSDIFGTGVEFYANNASDPGDYLIGEKININGDGTPLRYMDKPSKDGGSADNWSSSVGGLDVHYSSGVANHFFYLLSEGSGAKTINGVSYNSPTYNGAAVTGIGRDKALQIWYKALTTYFTSTTNYKSARTGTLSAASALYGSTSTEYKAVAAAWTAVNVS, encoded by the coding sequence GTGACCCCCCTCTACGCGCGTCACAAGCGCACCACTCTGGCCATCGCGACCGCTGTCGCTGCCGGAGCCCTGCTCGCCACCGGTCTGACCACCGGTGCCTCCGCCCAGACCGACTCGGCCGCCGCCAAGGCGAAGCTCCCCGGCTCCACGGTCCTGCTCTCCGCCGCCGCGCGCACGAGCCTGATCCAGCAGGCCGACGCGGCCGCGCCCGAGACCGCCCAGCAGATAGGCCTCGGCGCCAAGGAGAAGCTCGTCGTCAGAGACGTCCTCAAGGACGCGGACGGCACCGTGCACACCCGCTACGAGCGCACGTACAACGGCCTTCCGGTCCTCGGCGGCGACCTGGTCGTCCACGAGTCCAAGGCCGGCAAGACCGAGGGCGTCACCAAGGCCGTGAAGACGGCCATCAAGGTCGCCTCCCTCAAGCCGCAGGTCACCACCGCGAAGGCCGAGAAGCAGGCTCTCACCGCCGCGAAGGCCGCCGGCTCGGAGAAGACCACGGCCGACCGCGCCCCCCGCAAGGTGATCTGGGCCGCCACCGGCAAGCCCACCCTCGCCTACGAGACGGTCGTCGGCGGTCTCCAGGACGACGGCACCCCGAACGAGCTGCACGTCATCACCGACGCGGCCACCGGCAAGAAGCTCTACGAGTACCAGGGCATCGAGACCGGCACCGGCAAGACCCTCTACTCGGGCACGGTCACCCTCAACACCACCCTGTCGGGCTCGACGTACCAGCTGACCGACGGCACCCGCGGCGGCCACAAGACGTACAACAAGTCGCACACCACCACCTCCTCCGCGGGCACCCTGTTCACCGACGCGGACGACACCTGGGGCACCGGCGCGGCCTCCAGCTCCACCACCGACCAGACCGCGGCCGCCGACGCCGCCTACGGCGCTCAGGTGACGTGGGACTTCTACAAGAACACGTTCGGCCGCAGCGGCATCAAGAACAACGGCGTCGCCGCCTACTCGCGCGTCCACTACGGCAGCGCGTACGTCAACGCGTTCTGGGACGACAGCTGCTTCTGCATGACCTACGGCGACGGGTCGGGCAACACCCACCCGCTCACCTCGATCGACGTGGCCGGCCACGAGATGAGCCACGGCGTCACCGCCAACACGGCCGGTCTGAACTACTCGGGCGAGTCCGGCGGTCTGAACGAGGCGACCTCGGACATCTTCGGCACCGGCGTCGAGTTCTACGCCAACAACGCCTCCGACCCCGGTGACTACCTCATCGGCGAGAAGATCAACATCAACGGCGACGGCACCCCGCTGCGCTACATGGACAAGCCCAGCAAGGACGGCGGCTCGGCGGACAACTGGTCCTCCAGCGTGGGCGGTCTCGACGTCCACTACTCGTCCGGTGTCGCCAACCACTTCTTCTACCTGCTGAGCGAGGGCAGCGGCGCCAAGACCATCAACGGCGTCAGCTACAACTCGCCCACGTACAACGGCGCGGCCGTCACCGGCATCGGCCGGGACAAGGCCCTGCAGATCTGGTACAAGGCGCTGACGACGTACTTCACGTCAACGACGAACTACAAGTCGGCCCGCACGGGGACGCTCTCCGCGGCGTCCGCCCTGTACGGCTCGACCAGCACCGAGTACAAGGCGGTGGCCGCGGCCTGGACCGCGGTCAACGTGAGCTAG
- a CDS encoding ABC transporter ATP-binding protein: MSAHLPVAEPAEVRRAALRLIRADGRAFAAVLGLNVLAAAAGLVGPWLLGRIIDDVRAGDGVDVVDRLASVILVCSLAQLLLARWARYVGHRFGERTLARVREQFVERALSLPASVVERAGTGDLTARGTADVTVVGNTLRDAGPELLISCAQALFILGAVFAIAPLLGACGVLGLVGIWFALRWYLRRARTAYLAEGTATSDVAEILAATASGARTVEAFGLQRGRITASRRTLETSRLRRMRTLFLRSVFFPAVEVSYVVPVVAVLLVGGALHARGAMSLGAVVAATLYLRQLGEPLDQILMQVEQLQSSGASFARVEGLARAPRAVPSGSPTPVDDRIDVTEVRYSYDRGGEVLRGVDLTVRPGERLAVVGPSGAGKTTLSRLLAGIDAPRSGSVTVGGVPIADLDPEQLRRQVVLVTQEHHVFLGTVRDNLLIAEPAADDTALWAALAAVGADGWVRELPDGLDTELGTGGRRTDGSRAQQLALARVVLADPHTLILDEATALLDPTTARHTERALAAVLEGRTVIAIAHRLHTAHDADRVAVMEDGLLTELGTHDELVAAEGAYAALWRTWHGD; the protein is encoded by the coding sequence ATGAGCGCGCATCTGCCGGTCGCCGAACCCGCCGAGGTGCGCCGGGCGGCACTGCGGCTGATCCGGGCGGACGGGCGGGCCTTCGCTGCCGTGCTCGGCCTCAACGTGCTGGCCGCCGCGGCCGGTCTGGTCGGGCCCTGGCTGCTCGGGCGGATCATCGACGACGTACGGGCCGGGGACGGTGTGGACGTCGTGGACCGGCTGGCGTCGGTCATCCTGGTGTGCTCACTGGCGCAGCTGCTGCTGGCGCGGTGGGCCCGGTACGTGGGGCACCGCTTCGGGGAGCGGACGCTGGCCCGGGTGCGGGAGCAGTTCGTGGAGCGGGCGCTGAGTCTGCCCGCCTCGGTCGTGGAGCGGGCCGGCACCGGTGACCTGACCGCGCGCGGCACCGCCGATGTCACCGTGGTGGGCAACACCCTGCGCGACGCCGGGCCCGAACTGCTCATCTCCTGCGCCCAGGCGTTGTTCATCCTCGGCGCGGTCTTTGCCATCGCCCCGCTGCTCGGCGCCTGCGGGGTGCTCGGGCTCGTCGGCATCTGGTTCGCCCTGCGCTGGTATCTGCGCCGTGCGCGCACCGCGTATCTCGCCGAGGGCACCGCCACCTCGGACGTCGCCGAGATCCTCGCGGCCACCGCCTCCGGTGCCCGTACGGTGGAGGCGTTCGGGCTGCAGCGCGGCCGGATCACCGCGAGCCGTCGGACGCTGGAGACGTCCCGCCTCCGGCGGATGCGGACCCTGTTCCTGCGCAGCGTGTTCTTCCCGGCCGTGGAGGTGTCGTACGTCGTTCCCGTGGTCGCCGTCCTGCTGGTGGGCGGTGCCCTGCACGCGAGGGGGGCGATGAGCCTGGGTGCGGTGGTGGCCGCGACCTTGTATCTGCGCCAGCTCGGGGAGCCGCTCGACCAGATCCTGATGCAGGTCGAGCAGCTCCAGAGCAGCGGCGCCTCGTTCGCCCGCGTCGAGGGGCTGGCCCGCGCGCCACGGGCCGTACCGTCGGGCTCGCCCACCCCGGTCGACGACCGGATCGACGTGACGGAGGTCCGCTACTCCTACGACCGCGGGGGCGAGGTGCTGCGCGGAGTCGACCTGACCGTGCGGCCCGGGGAACGGCTGGCCGTCGTCGGGCCCTCCGGTGCCGGGAAGACCACTCTGAGCCGACTGCTCGCGGGCATCGACGCGCCGCGGTCCGGGTCGGTGACGGTGGGGGGCGTACCGATCGCCGACCTCGATCCCGAGCAGCTGCGCCGGCAGGTCGTCCTCGTCACCCAGGAGCACCACGTGTTCCTGGGCACCGTTCGCGACAACCTGCTGATCGCCGAACCCGCCGCCGATGACACGGCGTTGTGGGCGGCGCTGGCCGCCGTCGGCGCCGACGGCTGGGTCCGGGAGCTGCCGGACGGCCTGGACACCGAGCTCGGCACCGGCGGCCGCCGGACGGACGGGTCGCGGGCCCAGCAGCTCGCCCTGGCCCGGGTGGTGCTGGCCGACCCGCACACCCTCATCCTCGACGAGGCGACGGCCCTGCTCGATCCGACGACCGCGCGCCACACCGAGCGTGCGCTCGCCGCCGTACTGGAGGGGCGCACCGTGATCGCCATCGCGCACCGGCTGCACACCGCGCACGACGCGGACCGGGTCGCCGTGATGGAGGACGGCCTGCTCACCGAACTCGGCACGCATGACGAGCTGGTGGCGGCCGAGGGGGCGTACGCGGCACTTTGGCGGACGTGGCACGGGGACTAG